GTTGCGTCGCTATACAGGCGCTTCCGCTTTTCTTTTGATGGCTTCGTCTTGATCTTTGATTAACTGAACATTGGCTTTTGTGTCATCGATACTTTTTAAAACTTCTTCTTTATATTGACGGACAAGTTGGTTTATGGAGTCTTCTCGTTCGTCCCACTGTTCGATAAATGGAAATTGGTTGACTCCAACGGAATAACAAGAAAGAGAACCTTCTAGCCTCTGAACCATCCCCTCGATCTCCTCTAACTGTTTGATGACCATTCCATAGTCTAATTTAATGTTTGTCATTAAAATAACACCTTTCGAATTTGAGCAAATTTATCTTCAATGGCATCAAAGGCGTCTTCACCTACCTCTAATAAGTCGCCAATTTGATCGGTCAAGGTACTCGCAAAGCCAAGTGCACCCTTTTGAAGCGTTAATTGATTAATTTTCGAATCGATTTCCCAGCCATAATCATCGATTTTGTGATTCACAATTCGGTCCATTTCTTCATAAGCGGCTGCTCTTTCATCATCAAAGGTCACAGAATGGTCACCCGTCCATTGAGGGCCTAGCTCAGGACGCTCAATTTGTTTCATTTCATTGAAAGCTAAACTTTGTTCTTCTTGAAGTTTTTTCTTCGCCTTTCCCAATCTTGAAATATCTTCCTGAATATTCTTTGACTGTCCACTTATTTGGTTCGAAAAAGAGTGGAGAAAATCTGAATATCCCATGAGCTTTTCCTCCATTTAAAGGGTGAATAGCAGGTGATACACATATTTTCCCATATTTATTAGTATAAAATAGCAACCTCAAAATCTACATAGGCAGAAATGACCTATTATTTTTGGAGGAATCAGGATAAAAGATTGATTAATCAGGTGTGGATAATGAGGGGATTAGGATGTTAATACTGATTACCTTTGGGTGAATAGGACTAAAAAAGGCATCATTGTTTGATCTATTATACTAATCATTCTAAAACGCCAGAGGGCGTGTAATGTGCTGTTTGATTTTTGTATATACACAAAAAAAGAGACCTTATAGACCCTTTTTGTGACTGATAAATAAAATGATACAATTATCGCTATTTAATTTGGTATGCCTTTTTCAATTAGAACCGTGCGTTTTACAGAGAATAGCGTACATAATTGCCTTAGATAAAATGGCTGGAACTATACCAGGACCGTGTTTTCAAGAAATTTTGTCCGCAGAGGTTCCAAGTCAAACGACATGGGATACGCACTAGTGACCAATTAAGTGTCCTATTTAAAATAGCGAAATCTGTTCAAATTTAAAAATCGCTTACAACGCGGATCGCTTGCACGCGCTGCAGCTTTACCGATAAAATTCAAAGAGAAACTATTAAGTAATATGGAGGTAATACAATGAAAAAAAGTTCTTGTTACTTTAATTGCTAATGCATTTCTTTTTACATTCAGTAGCACCATTACCTATGACAATGTCAGTAACAACCCCAAGTCTGATATAACACTATTTAGTGATATCCAGCTTGATAGTTAACTAGTATAGAATAAGAGGATGTGAGACTTTTGTCTATACTCCTCATGGCAAATTAAGGACCGTCCCCAGTTTACTTCCATTGAATAAATGATGTATAATAAGACAAATTAATTAAAGTTGGTGATGTTAATGGAGCCTATAAAAATTGAACATGATGGCATAAAAAAAGCAATTCAATCTGGTCATTCATATATCCAAGTTGGGAAAAAGAAATTTTTATTGATTGAAGTAGAGGATGTTGGTAACGATGATTACTACGAAGTTACTGATCCCGAAGAAGAAAAACAATTAAGAGTATCTTTGAATGAAAATAACCCATTATTATCAGATGAAGAAATCAATAGCATGTTATAGAGTTAAGCATGAACATAGTTTGGAGAAAGTCCTCAATTACTTAATTATTAGAATTGGATCGTTGGAGAGATCGTATTGAACTTGAACCAATTGCCCCCCTACTTAAAGGACACTATTCAACAGTATTTTGCAAAACAAGATTTTTCAATCTATATCCCTGGTCGCCACGTTCTTATTCAAAAAATGCCAGTAGACCTTCGAATGGTTCTAATTGCTATTGGAAAATCAGATCCTTACAAAGTTTTTTACAGAATAACAACAAACGAAATTGAGATTTTTTTAATTCGCCACCCACATCAAAAATCTTTAGCATGACACATGTTTAATTATGAATGTTATCTTCCCCACCATCTCCTTCATAACTTCACGAAGAAATTCAAAAAATGATCCCTTAGACCTCTTTTTCTAAACTGAAAGAATATCAATACCAACTATCCTTTAATATTAAGTTGCTATTTGAGTTTGTCGCATTCACACAACTTGAATCTCAACTCATTTTCGATAAATTTCTGAATGTCACTTTTCCATTCAATCGTATCTGCTTACAATACAATTAAATGGTTTGTTATCTAAGTTTCCATCCAATTAATTAAAGATGGGTAGTCTGTTACTATATTTAAATAGAAGAAGCTTTATTTGCAAACCAAGGACCGTCCCTGTGCTCTTTTAGCGTAGCGTGGTACATACCTTGGAAAACAGTGGTAAATAAGATGGCATGGGTGGTAAAATCTCTTGGCTGTAATTAGCTTATCCATTCCAAATATAAGTTCATAATTAAAATTCATTGTTATCACCCTCTTTTAACAGGCTTACCATTAATAAAGGGTATTAGACCTGAGTGTTAATGAACTAGAGGGCTTTTGAAAGCGCATAATCCAATTCGGAAAATTTAGCAATAACCCTATACTTTCTTACTTGAAAAAAGAATTGAGACAAAATAAGATATTAAAAAACCGATCACAACAACATTAAAAAGAAAACCTACAATAAATTCAAAGAATGCAACTAATGATAAAGGTTCTTCTAATGTGATAATACTGTAGTCTGGAAAAGTATAAAAATAGACTAAACCATTATATATAAGAAATATAAAGCTGGATACGTTTTCCTCATAATCATGTATAAACATACTATATTCTGCTTCCGAATACATTTTAAAAATTTCATTGTTCTCCAAGTAAAATAATCCGAATGTTATACCAACAGCAAACAAAATTAAAAAGAATCCAATAAAGATATTTAAAACTTGAAACCACCTACTCTTAAAATCTTTTAAAACATTCATAATTAAAATTAATGAAAAAGCAATTGAAAAAATAATTGTTACAATAACGCCTTTAACATTCATTTCAAGACTATCAATTGTCTCTATAACTAATGATAAAACAAAAACTAATAGTATGAACCATTTCAATAGCAAATTCAAAAATTTACCTACAGGGTCATCAATAGACAAATGAAAATATTTAGCCAGTCCATAGAAAAATATTAATATAAAAATCAATAAAACTGGTTTAGGTATCCAATCCTCTAATGGAGTATCTATTATAAGCAACATAGTAGATAAAGCAAAACCCAATATAACATAGTCTCTACCCTCTACAGAATTAATAAGAAACAACTTCGGAAATAGGAATTTAGTTTTTTCTTTTAATAAACTTGGTCTTACATAAGATTTAGTCTCTACAGTCTTTATTTTTCCATTATTTATACCCTTTGAATTTTTCCTTAGTTCTTTAAAGCGAATTATTTTTCTTTCTATTATCACAACACTTGTATAAAGTAGGCAGGCTGCTGTATACAAGAAAATCAATAACATAAAAATTTTCAATAACACATCCCATACCTCCTGCATCAATATTTAATATACTGTTATTTTGATAGTTAATAATCAAAAAAGCGAAAATATTATAAATAAAGAACCTATATACCTGTTACTCTTCACTACTTAAAAATCTAATTGGAATAAACACCTAATATTCTGACATCATTACATTGATGTTTCATCGGTTGTTTTTATCTCTTTCAACATTCCGAATTAAAAACAGCGCTGAATAACTAGTTTACTTCAAAGAAAGTCCTATACTGTTTAGATAACAATTTATAGGACTTTTTAATAGCTGCTTAGTTTCTTGTCGTAGCGTGATAAATATCTTGTCAAACAGTGTAAAATAGGAAAACGAGGGTGGTAAATCTCTTTTCCGTATTGAGAAATCCGGGCTAAGGAGAACAGCAGAAATGAATCTTGCAAGTCAAGGACCATCCCAGCTCTTTCAAAGATCGAAGCAAGAATATCTTAATCTATTCCTTTCCCGTAAAAAGCCTCGCTCCTCTTCCTAACTTATCTGATTCCATATGAAATAACTTATTAATTACTCTGATATATCTATAAAAAACATATAACAATTCAATTCCTTCGATGATATTATTATTAAGTTGATATTGAACAA
This portion of the Bacillus carboniphilus genome encodes:
- a CDS encoding DUF5344 family protein — encoded protein: MTNIKLDYGMVIKQLEEIEGMVQRLEGSLSCYSVGVNQFPFIEQWDEREDSINQLVRQYKEEVLKSIDDTKANVQLIKDQDEAIKRKAEAPV
- a CDS encoding YwqH-like family protein; this encodes MGYSDFLHSFSNQISGQSKNIQEDISRLGKAKKKLQEEQSLAFNEMKQIERPELGPQWTGDHSVTFDDERAAAYEEMDRIVNHKIDDYGWEIDSKINQLTLQKGALGFASTLTDQIGDLLEVGEDAFDAIEDKFAQIRKVLF